One Plasmodium coatneyi strain Hackeri chromosome 14, complete sequence genomic window carries:
- a CDS encoding Cytochrome b5: MGTKKLKVIGDKDLQKLKKESKCCIIINDLVYDVTAFLEHPGGFDVLKEHDGKDATEAFNQIGHSPDAKKLMKTFLIGIRKHSTLYNKKAATKMVKGKDEFVDYSEEEIKEETEAKAGTNANGKAPKEEKLPEEEKVNYPLVASAILLFSITYYFLFLKK, translated from the exons ATGGGAACTAAAAAACTCAAAGTTATTGGAGACAAAGATCTCCAGAAGCTGAAAAAGGAGTCCAAATGTTGCATCATTATAAACGATCTGGTGTACGACGTCACTGCGTTTTTGGAGCATCCCGGGGGGTTCGACGTCCTCAAGGAGCATGACG GAAAAGACGCAACGGAGGCCTTCAACCAAATAGGCCACTCCCCCGACGCGAAGAAGCTGATGAAGACGTTCCTCATTGGCATTCGAAAGCACTCGACCCTCTACAACAAAAAGGCGGCTACAAAGATGGTGAAGGGTAAGGACGAGTTCGTGGACTACTCCGAGGAGGagataaaggaggaaaccGAAGCGAAGGCAGGCACGAACGCGAATGGGAAGGCTcccaaggaggagaag CTCccggaggaagaaaaagtaaactACCCCCTTGTGGCATCCGCCATCCTCCTCTTCAGCAtcacatattattttttgtttttaaaaaaataa
- a CDS encoding Dihydrolipoyl dehydrogenase encodes MNAVVSGTRRVVFFPGRRHFSSKKDYDVIVIGGGPGGYVCSIRCAQNKLSVLNVNEDKKLGGTCLNRGCIPSKSLLHIAHNYYEAKNKFKQMGILVDNVNLDVETIHKHKNKCMGNLADGITYLYKKNKVNHMIGHGSIVDANSVLVNSEGKEKLVTAERIVIATGSKPIEIPLKKLNDNNAKEAETVEDLLHYDHQVIQTSDDILSFKKIPKKISIIGGGVIGLEIGSVFAKMGSEVTIFEYNNRLCSFLDADVSKVLQKTLEKIKIKFAFNTSVIGGNVENEEATLFAQNTKTKEIQKVQSDVVLVCVGRRPNFDNLNLDKVNIQLGKNKKIQVDESFGVISHPTIKAIGDAIDGPMLAHKAEEEGYILANILLSELKLNKPKKSHINYDLVPSVIYTHPEVASVGLNEERCKQMNLSFKAVTFPFAANSRSRTIDDFDGLIKLLVENESNKILGSQIVGNNASDLILPLSIYVGSGGSAKSLSKIIYAHPTFSEVIKEVALQSFDKAIHM; translated from the exons ATGAATGCAGTTGTGAGCGGAACGAGGAGGGTCGTCTTTTTTCCAGGTCGGAGACACTTTTCATCAAAGAAGGA CTACGACGTTATTGTGATAGGCGGTGGCCCAGGAGGCTACGTGTGCAGCATCCGATGCGCGCAGAATAAGCTCAGTGTTCTCAACGTGAACGAAGATAAGAAACTGGGAGGTACGTGCCTAAACCGAGGATGCATACCTTCGAAGTCGCTCCTACACATTGCACACAACTATTACGAGGCAAAAAACAAGTTCAAGCAAATGGGTATCCTGGTAGACAACGTAAACCTAGACGTGGAGACCATACATAAGCACAAAAACAAATGCATGGGAAATCTCGCCGACGGAATAACATACCTCTATAAGAAGAACAAAGTAAACCACATGATAGGACATGGAAGTATCGTAGATGCAAACTCCGTCTTGGTAAAcagtgaagggaaggaaaaactagTAACGGCGGAACGGATTGTTATCGCTACAGGATCGAAGCCGATAGAAATTCCACTAAAAAAACTGAACGATAATAATGCGAAGGAAGCTGAGACAGTTGAGGACCTTCTACATTATGATCACCAAGTGATACAGACATCAGATGATATACTgagctttaaaaaaattccgaAGAAAATTTCTATCATTGGTGGTGGTGTGATAGGATTAGAAATAGGTTctgtttttgcaaaaatgggttCAGAAGTCACCATATTTGAGTACAACAACAGGTTGTGCTCTTTTCTAGATGCAGATGTAAGTAAAGTGCTCCAAAAAACgctcgaaaaaataaaaatcaaGTTTGCCTTTAATACATCCGTAATAGGAGGCAACGTCGAAAATGAGGAAGCCACTTTATTTGCCCAAAAtacaaaaacaaaggaaatacaaaagGTACAATCGGATGTGGTTCTTGTCTGTGTTGGTAGGAGACCCAACTTTGATAACCTTAACTTGGACAAAGTTAATATccaattgggaaaaaataaaaaaattcaggtGGATGAATCCTTCGGTGTTATATCACATCCAACCATAAAAGCTATCGGGGACGCCATCGATGGACCTATGCTTGCACACAaggcagaagaagaaggatacATCCTAGCGAACATCCTATTGAGCGAATTGAAGTTAAATAAGCCAAAAAAATCACACATAAATTACGACCTCGTACCAAGTGTTATATATACCCACCCGGAAGTAGCCAGCGTAGGTCTAAATGAAGAAAGGTGTAAACAAATGAATCTGTCATTCAAGGCAGTTACCTTTCCCTTTGCTGCTAATAGCAGGTCTCGAACAATAGATGACTTCGATGGGCTGATTAAGCTCCTCGTTGAAAATGAATCCAACAAAATCCTCGGTTCCCAAATTGTTGGAAACAATGCCAGCGATTTGATTCTTCCTCTGTCCATTTATGTTGGCAGTGGAGGATCGGCCAAAAGTCTGAGTAAGATTATTTATGCTCACCCCACCTTTTCCGAGGTTATCAAGGAGGTCGCCCTACAGTCCTTCGACAAAGCCATCCATATGTAG